The Metabacillus sediminilitoris genome window below encodes:
- the gap gene encoding type I glyceraldehyde-3-phosphate dehydrogenase: protein MAVKIGINGFGRIGRNVFRAALKNPNVDVVAVNDLTDANMLAHLLKYDSVHGKLDAEVTVDGNNLVVDGTTIQVSAERDPSKLSWGEQGVEIVVESTGFFTKRADAAKHLEAGAKKVIISAPASDEDITIVMGVNQDKYDAASHDVISNASCTTNCLAPFAKVLNDKFGINRGMMTTIHSYTNDQQILDLPHKDYRRARAAAENMIPTTTGAAKAVALVLPELKGKLNGGAVRVPTPNVSLVDLVAELDAEVTVDEINAALKEAAEGDLKGILGYSEEPLVSGDYNGNQNSSTIDALSTMVMEGKMVKVISWYDNETGYSNRVVDLADYIAQQGL, encoded by the coding sequence ATGGCAGTAAAAATCGGTATTAATGGTTTTGGTCGTATTGGTCGTAATGTATTCCGTGCAGCTTTAAAAAATCCTAACGTTGATGTTGTTGCAGTAAACGACTTAACAGATGCTAACATGTTAGCTCATCTTTTAAAATATGATTCAGTTCACGGAAAATTAGATGCAGAAGTAACTGTTGACGGTAACAACCTTGTTGTTGACGGAACAACAATTCAAGTTTCTGCTGAGCGTGACCCATCTAAATTATCTTGGGGTGAGCAAGGTGTTGAAATCGTTGTTGAATCTACTGGTTTCTTCACAAAACGTGCTGACGCTGCAAAACACTTAGAAGCAGGCGCTAAAAAAGTTATCATTTCTGCTCCAGCAAGTGATGAAGATATTACAATCGTTATGGGTGTTAACCAAGATAAATACGATGCAGCTAGCCACGATGTAATCTCTAACGCTTCTTGTACAACTAACTGTTTAGCTCCATTTGCTAAAGTATTAAATGATAAATTTGGTATCAACCGTGGTATGATGACAACAATTCACTCATACACAAATGACCAACAAATCTTAGACTTACCACATAAAGACTACCGTCGTGCTCGTGCAGCAGCTGAAAACATGATCCCAACAACAACTGGTGCAGCTAAAGCAGTAGCATTAGTATTACCTGAATTAAAAGGTAAATTAAACGGTGGAGCAGTTCGTGTTCCAACTCCAAACGTTTCTTTAGTTGACTTAGTTGCTGAGTTAGATGCAGAAGTAACTGTTGACGAAATCAATGCAGCTCTTAAAGAAGCAGCTGAAGGAGATCTTAAAGGTATCCTTGGTTACAGCGAAGAGCCACTAGTTTCTGGTGACTACAATGGTAACCAAAACTCTTCTACAATCGATGCACTTTCTACAATGGTTATGGAAGGTAAAATGGTTAAAGTTATCTCTTGGTATGATAACGAAACTGGTTACTCTAACCGTGTAGTAGATCTTGCTGATTACATTGCTCAACAAGGTCTTTAA
- a CDS encoding phosphoglycerate kinase: MNKKSVKDIDVKGKVVFCRVDFNVPMKDGQVTDETRIRAALPTIQYLSEQGAKVVLASHLGRPKGQVVEELRLNAVAEKLQELIGKNVVKTDEAYGEAVKAEIAKLEEGGILLLENVRFYPGEEKNDPELAKAFADLADVYVNDAFGAAHRAHASTEGIAKHIPAVAGFLMEKELEVLGKALSNPERPFTAIIGGAKVKDKIGVIENLLNKVDNLIIGGGLAYTFIKALGHDVGKSLLEEDKVDLAKSFLDQAKEKGVNFYMPVDIVVADDFSNDANTQIVSIDSIPSDWEGLDAGPKSREIYADVIKKSKLVIWNGPMGVFELDAFAGGTKAVGEALAEAKDTYSVIGGGDSAAAVEKFGLADKMSHISTGGGASLEFMEGKELPGVVALNDK; encoded by the coding sequence ATGAACAAGAAGTCAGTAAAAGACATTGATGTCAAAGGGAAAGTCGTCTTTTGTCGCGTTGATTTTAACGTACCGATGAAAGATGGACAAGTTACAGATGAAACACGTATCCGTGCAGCATTACCTACGATTCAATACCTTAGTGAACAAGGTGCTAAAGTCGTTTTAGCTAGCCATTTAGGTCGTCCAAAAGGTCAAGTAGTGGAAGAGCTTCGTTTAAATGCAGTTGCTGAAAAACTACAAGAGCTTATAGGTAAAAATGTTGTAAAAACAGACGAAGCTTATGGCGAAGCAGTGAAAGCTGAAATTGCAAAATTAGAAGAGGGCGGCATTCTATTATTAGAAAACGTTCGTTTCTATCCTGGTGAAGAAAAGAATGATCCGGAATTAGCGAAAGCATTTGCTGATTTAGCTGATGTTTATGTAAATGATGCATTTGGTGCAGCACATCGTGCACATGCTTCAACTGAAGGAATTGCTAAGCATATTCCAGCTGTTGCAGGTTTCTTAATGGAAAAAGAACTTGAAGTATTAGGAAAAGCTTTATCAAATCCTGAACGTCCATTTACTGCAATCATTGGCGGAGCAAAAGTAAAAGATAAAATCGGTGTTATTGAAAACCTGCTTAACAAAGTTGATAACCTGATCATCGGTGGCGGATTAGCTTACACATTTATCAAAGCTTTAGGCCATGATGTTGGTAAATCACTATTAGAAGAAGATAAAGTAGATTTAGCAAAATCTTTCCTTGATCAAGCAAAGGAAAAAGGCGTTAATTTCTACATGCCTGTCGATATCGTTGTAGCAGATGATTTCTCAAATGATGCAAATACTCAAATTGTATCAATTGACAGTATTCCTAGCGATTGGGAAGGTCTTGACGCAGGTCCAAAATCACGTGAAATTTATGCAGATGTTATTAAAAAATCCAAATTGGTTATTTGGAATGGACCAATGGGCGTATTCGAATTAGATGCATTTGCTGGTGGAACTAAGGCTGTTGGTGAAGCACTTGCTGAAGCAAAAGATACATATTCAGTCATTGGAGGAGGAGATTCAGCAGCGGCTGTCGAAAAGTTTGGCTTGGCAGATAAAATGAGCCATATTTCTACAGGCGGTGGAGCTTCTCTTGAATTTATGGAAGGTAAAGAACTTCCAGGTGTTGTAGCATTAAACGATAAGTAA
- a CDS encoding sugar-binding transcriptional regulator — translation MNSLIEVQKKLLPDLLQVMQKRYQILQYIRLMQPIGRRSLSTSLGLSERILRTEVQFLKDQDLIDIHTSGMSLTKEGSSLLIILEEMMKDVLGLSHLENKLKERFNLDKVIVVSGDSDQSPWVKKEMGRACVSCIKERLDGKNIVAVTGGTTTAAVAEMMTPDSKNREILFVPARGGLGENVENQANTICAKMAERASGNYRLLHVPDQLSKDAYQSIIEEPSIKELLSIMKSSSMVVHGIGDAKTMAERRRTPEADFLKIKKGNAVGEAFGYYFDHEGEIVHKVQTVGIQLSDIGEVPNVIAVAGGASKAKAIRAYMKQALDSVLITDEGAANELIRD, via the coding sequence ATGAATTCATTAATAGAAGTACAAAAGAAATTATTGCCTGACCTGTTGCAGGTTATGCAAAAACGCTATCAAATTCTTCAATACATTCGATTGATGCAGCCGATTGGACGTAGAAGTCTCTCAACAAGTCTTGGATTAAGTGAAAGAATCCTGAGAACAGAAGTTCAGTTTTTAAAAGATCAGGATTTAATCGACATTCACACATCAGGTATGTCTCTAACAAAAGAAGGTTCTTCTCTTTTAATTATTCTCGAAGAAATGATGAAAGATGTTTTAGGTCTCTCACATTTGGAAAATAAATTAAAGGAAAGATTTAATCTAGACAAAGTGATCGTTGTTTCTGGTGATAGTGATCAATCTCCATGGGTGAAAAAAGAAATGGGAAGAGCATGTGTATCATGTATAAAAGAGCGATTAGACGGTAAAAATATCGTCGCTGTAACTGGAGGGACAACAACTGCAGCTGTTGCAGAAATGATGACACCAGATAGTAAGAATCGTGAAATTCTTTTTGTTCCAGCACGTGGAGGACTTGGAGAGAATGTGGAGAACCAAGCGAATACAATCTGTGCAAAGATGGCAGAACGTGCAAGTGGGAATTATCGACTTTTGCATGTGCCAGATCAGCTTAGCAAGGATGCGTATCAATCAATAATCGAGGAACCCTCAATAAAAGAACTCTTAAGCATAATGAAATCCTCTAGTATGGTTGTTCATGGAATAGGAGACGCTAAAACTATGGCGGAGCGCCGGAGAACTCCGGAGGCAGATTTTCTTAAAATCAAAAAAGGAAATGCCGTAGGAGAAGCTTTTGGTTATTATTTTGACCATGAGGGTGAAATTGTACATAAGGTTCAAACAGTAGGGATTCAGCTAAGTGACATTGGCGAGGTACCAAATGTTATTGCAGTAGCAGGTGGTGCTTCAAAAGCAAAGGCAATTAGAGCCTATATGAAACAAGCATTAGATTCTGTCTTAATAACAGATGAAGGTGCTGCAAATGAGTTAATAAGGGATTAA
- a CDS encoding glutaredoxin family protein, translated as MKKVIFYSKENCSLCTKGLAVLEDIQQEIPFDYEIVDIYKDDQLLELYQLMIPVVKIGKDVVSYGILEKEEIRKRLL; from the coding sequence ATGAAGAAAGTTATTTTTTACTCAAAGGAAAATTGCTCCTTATGTACGAAGGGGCTTGCAGTATTAGAAGATATTCAACAGGAAATTCCATTTGATTATGAAATTGTTGATATTTACAAGGATGATCAACTCCTTGAGTTATATCAGCTTATGATTCCTGTTGTAAAAATTGGTAAAGATGTTGTTTCTTATGGGATTTTAGAAAAAGAAGAGATAAGAAAGCGGTTACTTTAA